In the Candidatus Cloacimonas acidaminovorans str. Evry genome, one interval contains:
- a CDS encoding DNA methyltransferase has product MDSITKFQELLKGLFQFETSDLDFGIYRILNYKRDRIKKFIEDDLVTRVKNSFAKYEKEIDKNLDEQIDKQKKVITENIGINSFTPAGEIIEKYADSNLGKEYTKLLERKKNIEQIEEIKLQVFNDLFNFFSRYYEEGDFVPQYRYSNKKFKYAIPYDGEEVKLYWANYDQYYTKTGVLFRDYTFKAVNHRVIFRIVAAKEELGSKKATKERFFVLDEENPWQLQNNDLLICFQYRELEEKEVNAYQVEGGSNSSKQEKINQQNYTTIVEGIKDIYTAHSMQSEYIKIQETLLYQLNRFTSKNTKDYFIHKDLKKFLSEQLEFFIKDEVLNIDTMEQAKFLDKHITRAKVVRDIGTDIIDFLAQIENFQKRLWEKKKFVLSTNYVISLDRICQYTDKEFLTSTIKEILKNQKQLQEWEELGFGKIEKEADLYFRKDLIDTEYKKLPLDTKYFSPTFQDTLLEKLTEHIDLNELLDGLLIKSENWQALNTILPKFKEQIQTIYIDPPFNKEQDADYLYNVKYKDSTWASLLENRLSLAKNIMKDSASIFVRCDYNGNWVLRPVMNYIFYEDNFRNEIIVNKSVRMKTEGKVLLSWHDVILCYCKNSNNVFFCHITENREKQEWRALDMEGEKWDIVPNDMINMFSPNNLKYDEKGNVLSRAKIILGKEIIPRQGRRFPNQVIINKMENDGLLRYSSRGNPQMLKPDIIYLTDDWTGFYGYSFNWDFPTENSEILLKRVIESTSDERNIVMDFFLGSGTTTAVAQKLGRKWIGIEMGEHFWSVVMPRMKKVLFYDKSGISKEKDVQEKYNEHKAGGFFQYQVLEQYEDTLDNLEIKEPESEQIDLSLSDEYLFRYFIDFETRENSSLLNIEKLKTPFSYKLKVNLEEVGEPQEIVVDLPETFNYLLGLKVKRMKVRNQGRKYLFISGQKGSQEIAVVWRDYNDNWNEDDYNKDRDFIMEQLKDWEPQIVYINGQNNLTPDWGEKRVEIRSTDSEFKRLMG; this is encoded by the coding sequence ATGGATAGTATTACGAAATTTCAGGAATTACTGAAAGGTCTTTTTCAATTTGAAACATCGGATTTGGATTTCGGTATTTACCGCATTTTGAATTATAAAAGAGACAGAATTAAAAAGTTTATTGAAGACGACCTCGTTACCAGAGTTAAGAATTCCTTTGCCAAATACGAAAAAGAAATTGATAAAAATCTGGATGAACAAATTGACAAGCAAAAGAAGGTAATAACCGAAAATATTGGGATTAATTCTTTTACACCTGCAGGCGAAATTATAGAAAAATATGCCGATTCAAACTTAGGGAAAGAATATACGAAACTACTTGAACGGAAAAAGAATATAGAGCAAATTGAGGAAATTAAACTCCAAGTATTTAACGACTTGTTTAATTTCTTTTCCCGCTATTATGAAGAAGGTGATTTTGTTCCCCAATACCGTTATTCCAATAAAAAATTCAAATACGCTATTCCTTATGACGGAGAAGAAGTAAAATTATACTGGGCAAATTATGATCAGTATTATACCAAAACCGGTGTCCTTTTTCGGGATTACACTTTCAAGGCAGTAAATCATAGAGTTATCTTTCGTATTGTTGCTGCCAAAGAAGAATTGGGCTCTAAAAAGGCAACTAAAGAAAGGTTTTTTGTTTTGGATGAAGAAAATCCCTGGCAACTACAAAACAATGATTTGCTTATCTGCTTTCAATATAGAGAATTAGAGGAAAAGGAAGTTAACGCTTACCAAGTGGAAGGAGGCAGCAATTCCTCTAAACAGGAAAAGATAAATCAGCAGAACTATACTACTATTGTGGAAGGTATAAAAGATATATACACAGCTCATAGTATGCAAAGTGAATATATAAAAATTCAGGAGACATTGCTCTATCAGCTAAACAGATTTACCTCTAAAAACACTAAGGACTATTTCATTCATAAAGACCTCAAAAAGTTTCTTTCCGAACAACTGGAATTCTTCATTAAAGACGAAGTTCTGAATATAGATACCATGGAGCAGGCAAAATTTCTGGATAAACATATCACCCGAGCCAAAGTGGTTAGAGATATAGGAACAGATATAATTGACTTCCTGGCTCAAATAGAGAACTTCCAAAAACGCCTGTGGGAAAAGAAAAAATTCGTTTTAAGCACCAATTATGTTATCTCTTTGGATAGAATCTGCCAATACACGGATAAGGAATTCCTCACCTCTACTATAAAGGAAATCCTGAAAAACCAAAAACAACTGCAAGAATGGGAAGAACTCGGCTTCGGCAAAATAGAAAAAGAAGCAGACCTCTACTTTAGAAAGGACTTAATTGATACCGAATATAAAAAATTACCTCTGGATACAAAATACTTCAGCCCTACTTTCCAAGACACACTTCTGGAAAAATTGACCGAACATATAGACCTGAATGAACTATTGGATGGCTTACTTATCAAAAGCGAGAACTGGCAAGCTCTGAATACTATCTTACCCAAATTTAAAGAACAAATTCAAACCATCTATATAGACCCTCCCTTTAATAAAGAACAAGACGCCGATTACCTTTACAATGTTAAATATAAGGACTCTACCTGGGCAAGTTTATTAGAAAATAGATTGTCCTTAGCAAAAAATATTATGAAAGACAGCGCAAGTATCTTTGTGCGTTGTGACTATAATGGTAATTGGGTATTAAGACCGGTTATGAATTACATATTTTATGAAGATAACTTTAGGAATGAGATTATTGTAAATAAATCAGTAAGGATGAAAACAGAAGGTAAAGTACTACTCTCTTGGCATGATGTTATATTATGTTATTGTAAAAATTCTAATAATGTATTTTTTTGTCATATAACGGAAAATAGGGAAAAACAAGAATGGAGAGCATTGGACATGGAAGGCGAAAAATGGGATATAGTACCTAATGATATGATTAATATGTTCTCCCCCAATAATTTAAAGTATGATGAAAAAGGAAATGTATTGTCTAGGGCAAAAATAATTTTAGGAAAAGAAATTATACCTAGACAAGGCAGGAGATTTCCTAACCAGGTAATAATTAACAAAATGGAAAATGATGGATTACTAAGATATAGTTCCCGAGGAAATCCTCAGATGTTAAAACCTGACATTATATATCTTACAGATGACTGGACAGGTTTTTATGGATATTCATTTAATTGGGATTTCCCCACAGAGAATTCAGAGATACTATTAAAGCGAGTTATAGAGTCCACTTCAGATGAAAGAAACATAGTGATGGATTTCTTTCTCGGTTCAGGAACCACGACAGCTGTAGCACAAAAATTAGGAAGAAAATGGATAGGTATAGAAATGGGCGAACATTTTTGGAGTGTGGTTATGCCCAGGATGAAGAAGGTCTTGTTTTATGACAAATCGGGTATTTCCAAAGAGAAAGATGTTCAAGAAAAGTATAATGAACATAAAGCCGGGGGATTTTTCCAATATCAGGTATTGGAGCAATATGAAGACACTCTGGATAATCTGGAAATTAAAGAACCAGAGAGTGAGCAAATAGATTTGAGTTTATCCGATGAATATTTATTCCGTTACTTTATAGATTTTGAAACAAGAGAAAATTCCAGTTTGCTAAATATAGAAAAATTGAAAACACCTTTTTCCTATAAGCTGAAAGTGAATTTAGAAGAAGTTGGCGAACCTCAGGAAATAGTAGTTGACCTACCGGAGACCTTCAATTACCTTTTGGGCTTGAAAGTTAAAAGAATGAAGGTGCGTAATCAGGGCAGGAAATATTTGTTTATTTCAGGGCAAAAAGGCAGTCAGGAAATAGCAGTTGTCTGGAGAGATTATAATGACAACTGGAATGAGGA